The proteins below come from a single Lactobacillus johnsonii genomic window:
- the cydD gene encoding thiol reductant ABC exporter subunit CydD yields the protein MIDKRLFKLPKAKIMLAMLAGLMFLQAFAILGQGIFLARAIVGSWKRQSFANIAEDVLTFLIFYLLRQGINWFQKWYMNRYANQTTALLRQQLLNKTYDGGIALVSRIGTGNLVSTLLDGMDEISNYLSLIFPKLIALAIVPWVILIYIFTLNALSGWILLLVFPLLILFMIILGTAAQSKASKQYAGYIKLQNHFVDALRGLSTLKVLGLAKKYGNIVYKNSENYRKKTMGVLRVAILSTFTLDFFTTLSIAMIAMFLGIGLINGNLLLYPSLVILILSPEYFLPIRDFGNDFHATLNGKNALGQIFDILAFPTTPQENQLSSFTWNKDSTFIANNVSFNYSHIDQDHFSVNKNAKMSAVVKKEQASTDKTHTADELRNVNLNLTGFQKVGIIGPTGAGKTTLMRILAGFLTPHLKEDNFTINGQNLAQLNQKNWQNQITYIPQDPFMFATSIKENLTFYNPNASQKEIDTALKATDLNNFVASLKDGLNTRIGENGRGISGGQKQRIALARAFLAKDRKILFFDEPTAHLDIETEYELKEPMKKLMENHLVFFTTHRLHWLNDMDWCLVIENGEIVEQGTPSDLAKNGTLFKKLTQPLKEDLL from the coding sequence ATGATTGATAAACGACTTTTTAAATTACCAAAAGCCAAAATCATGCTCGCAATGCTTGCAGGACTAATGTTCTTGCAAGCATTTGCTATTTTAGGACAAGGTATTTTCCTTGCTCGAGCAATTGTCGGCTCTTGGAAACGACAGTCTTTTGCTAATATTGCAGAAGACGTTTTAACTTTTTTGATCTTCTATTTATTAAGACAGGGAATTAACTGGTTTCAAAAATGGTATATGAACCGTTACGCAAATCAGACAACTGCTCTCTTACGCCAGCAATTACTTAATAAAACCTATGATGGTGGAATTGCATTAGTCTCCAGAATTGGAACAGGAAACTTAGTTTCTACTCTCTTAGATGGAATGGATGAGATTTCCAACTATCTGTCGCTAATTTTTCCAAAATTAATTGCCCTAGCAATTGTTCCATGGGTGATTTTAATTTATATCTTTACTCTAAATGCCCTCTCTGGATGGATTTTACTCTTAGTTTTTCCTTTACTGATCTTATTTATGATTATTTTAGGAACTGCTGCTCAAAGTAAAGCTAGTAAACAGTATGCTGGATATATTAAATTGCAAAACCACTTTGTTGATGCTTTACGTGGCTTAAGCACCTTAAAAGTTTTGGGTCTTGCTAAAAAATACGGAAATATTGTTTATAAAAATAGTGAAAACTACCGTAAAAAGACAATGGGTGTCTTAAGAGTAGCAATCCTATCCACTTTTACGCTAGACTTCTTTACCACATTATCCATTGCGATGATTGCCATGTTTCTTGGAATCGGATTAATTAACGGAAATCTTCTTCTTTATCCTTCATTAGTGATTTTAATTTTATCACCAGAATACTTTTTACCAATTCGTGATTTTGGTAATGATTTCCATGCAACTTTAAATGGTAAAAATGCCTTAGGCCAAATTTTTGATATTCTGGCTTTTCCAACTACTCCTCAAGAAAACCAATTATCTAGTTTCACGTGGAACAAAGATAGCACCTTTATAGCTAATAATGTTTCTTTCAACTATAGTCATATCGATCAAGATCATTTTAGTGTTAATAAAAATGCAAAAATGAGTGCCGTAGTAAAAAAAGAACAAGCAAGTACAGATAAGACTCATACAGCTGATGAGTTACGTAATGTTAATCTAAATCTTACCGGATTTCAAAAAGTTGGCATTATTGGCCCAACAGGTGCTGGGAAAACAACATTAATGAGAATTTTAGCTGGCTTTCTTACTCCCCACCTTAAAGAAGATAATTTTACAATTAATGGGCAAAATCTTGCCCAATTAAATCAAAAGAATTGGCAAAATCAAATTACATATATTCCACAAGATCCTTTCATGTTCGCAACTAGCATTAAAGAAAATCTAACTTTTTATAATCCAAATGCTAGTCAAAAAGAAATTGATACCGCATTAAAAGCAACTGATTTGAATAATTTTGTTGCTAGTTTAAAAGATGGTTTAAACACTAGAATCGGTGAAAATGGACGCGGCATTTCTGGCGGACAAAAACAACGCATTGCATTAGCCCGCGCTTTCTTAGCAAAAGATCGAAAGATATTATTTTTCGACGAACCAACTGCTCACCTAGATATTGAGACTGAGTATGAATTAAAGGAACCGATGAAGAAATTAATGGAAAATCATTTGGTCTTCTTTACGACACACCGCTTGCACTGGCTAAATGACATGGATTGGTGCCTAGTCATTGAAAATGGAGAAATTGTAGAACAAGGTACCCCTAGTGACTTAGCTAAAAACGGAACTTTATTCAAAAAACTTACTCAGCCATTGAAAGAAGACCTACTATGA
- the cydC gene encoding thiol reductant ABC exporter subunit CydC: MMNKKFSWKHEHWVKPYLAKYKWNFLLAIFLGITMFFCGGALMFYAGYTIDKAATRPENILMIYVPIVLMRAVGIGRPLFRYLERLVSHNWILRVTSSLRRRLFYIAEKNTSAVGSAFQTGSILSLLTDDIGHLQNLYLRTIFPAILSYLVGFIVIILIGLFSWPLAGIIAILLIMELILVPFFSLLKQASVRSKEKKEKAQLYTEFTDQVLGAGDWKISGRKDAFFNQTKTTLKSLEKHEKKSGKFDWARDFVLEFIFGLMAVAILYFTNKNLTYNQEAANYVGAVVLALFPLSDAFIPVGQGIEEWHTYSDSVKHLNELTVPENHLPHQEYLDPVFAGTLKATDISFTYPGEDYPIIQNFSLTLKRGQKAALIGPSGAGKSTILQLILGDLKPNTGTVTLDKINVLSLQKERSKLFSVLNQEPFLFNTTIYENLKMANPDATADQMMEILEKVQLADFINSLPKKLNTEVAEAGARFSGGQKERLALARVLLQDTPIVLLDEPTVGLDPLTEQKLLNLVFDVLKKKTVVWVTHHLQGVKYMNEVLFFKDGKVTMQGNPYELFEHNEHFHQLYLMDQGLI; the protein is encoded by the coding sequence ATGATGAATAAAAAATTTTCTTGGAAACATGAACATTGGGTTAAACCTTACCTCGCAAAATATAAATGGAATTTTCTCTTAGCGATTTTTCTTGGCATCACTATGTTCTTTTGTGGTGGTGCGCTTATGTTTTATGCAGGCTATACAATTGACAAAGCGGCGACACGTCCAGAAAACATCTTAATGATTTATGTTCCAATCGTCTTAATGCGTGCTGTCGGAATTGGACGACCATTATTTAGATATTTAGAGCGCTTAGTCTCTCATAATTGGATTTTACGTGTCACAAGTTCTCTAAGGAGAAGACTTTTTTATATTGCTGAAAAAAATACTTCGGCGGTCGGATCAGCCTTTCAAACAGGAAGTATTCTTTCTCTCCTAACTGATGATATTGGACACTTACAAAATCTTTATTTGAGAACCATCTTTCCAGCCATTCTAAGTTACCTAGTAGGATTTATTGTTATAATTTTGATTGGTTTATTCTCATGGCCCTTAGCTGGTATTATCGCAATTTTATTGATTATGGAACTTATTCTCGTTCCATTCTTCTCACTTTTAAAACAAGCTAGTGTACGCAGTAAGGAAAAAAAAGAGAAGGCACAGCTTTATACAGAATTTACTGATCAAGTTTTAGGTGCTGGCGACTGGAAAATTTCTGGTCGCAAGGATGCATTTTTCAATCAAACTAAAACCACTTTAAAGTCTTTAGAAAAGCATGAAAAAAAATCCGGCAAGTTTGATTGGGCACGTGATTTTGTCCTTGAGTTTATCTTCGGTTTAATGGCTGTTGCTATTCTTTATTTCACTAACAAGAACCTCACCTATAATCAAGAAGCAGCAAATTACGTTGGTGCTGTTGTTTTAGCCTTGTTCCCTCTATCTGATGCTTTCATTCCCGTTGGACAAGGTATTGAGGAATGGCACACCTATAGCGATTCCGTAAAACATTTAAATGAATTAACAGTACCTGAAAACCATTTACCCCATCAAGAATATCTTGACCCAGTTTTTGCAGGAACTTTAAAAGCTACTGATATTTCATTCACTTATCCTGGAGAAGATTATCCAATTATTCAAAATTTCTCTCTCACATTAAAAAGAGGTCAAAAAGCTGCTCTAATTGGACCATCTGGGGCTGGAAAAAGTACTATCCTACAATTAATTCTTGGAGATTTAAAGCCAAATACAGGCACTGTCACTTTGGATAAGATTAATGTTTTGTCCTTACAAAAAGAGCGTTCAAAATTATTCTCTGTGCTGAACCAGGAACCATTTTTATTCAACACTACTATCTATGAAAATCTTAAAATGGCTAATCCAGATGCCACTGCTGACCAAATGATGGAAATTTTAGAAAAAGTACAGCTAGCTGATTTCATTAATTCCCTCCCTAAAAAACTGAATACAGAAGTCGCAGAAGCTGGCGCACGTTTTTCTGGCGGTCAAAAGGAACGTTTAGCATTAGCACGTGTACTTTTACAAGATACCCCCATTGTCCTCTTAGATGAACCAACAGTGGGTCTAGATCCGCTCACAGAACAAAAATTATTAAATTTAGTATTTGATGTTTTAAAGAAAAAGACAGTAGTTTGGGTAACTCACCACTTACAAGGTGTAAAATATATGAACGAAGTTCTCTTCTTTAAAGATGGAAAAGTGACCATGCAGGGCAATCCTTACGAACTATTTGAACACAATGAGCATTTTCATCAACTTTATTTAATGGATCAAGGA